CCCAAAGCATGCTGCACCTAACAGTACAAAAAAGATGCCTTTGTTTAATTTCATAGTCTGACCCCCTTGATGCCGCAATATAACCCTACTATAATATCATATTTTAGGAGAAAATTGGCCGCGCGAACATCGGGAGGAAGGGTTTACCAAAACTTATGATTCCTCTCCCTCATTGTTTAAATACCGAGAAACAACATATCCCACCGCTTTGGCTGCGACAAGGATTGCATCTTCATCAATATCAAATTTAGGGTGATGATTGAAATACGGTTCTGTTACTCCCTTTGGCGTACATCCAATGTAAAAGTAAGTACCCGGAACCATTTCCAAATAGTACGCAAAGTCATCCGATGGTGCCATTTTAGGAAATTCTGCTACTTCTTTAATATCTTGATCCTCCACCTGTTTTAAAGTGTCGGCTACAAATGAAGTCAATTCGGGATCATTATACAACGGAGGATAATCAGGTTCATACGTTAGTTCACATGTGACACCAAATTGGACTTCAATCCCTTTCACGATTCGGTGAATTTCTTTATTAATGACTTCCTTCGTTTCGTTATTGGAATACCGAATATCTCCTTCAATTTCAATACTATCTTTGATTACATTAAAACTCCCTTTACCATCAAAGGATCCAATCGTCACAACCCCCGCATTCAACGGATTCACTCTGCGACTCACAATCGTTTGGACCGCTGTGACAAAATAGGCACCTGCCACAATCGCATCGTTCGCCTTATGTGGAGAAGAACCATGCCCACCACTTGCCTGTAACTTCAGCTTAAAATAGGCACGGCCATTAAAGGAATATCCACTATGATAGCCAACGGTCCCAGCTGGAGCCATCGGTAAAACATGGATACCAAAAATAGCATCCACATCATCCAAATACCCTTCTTCAACGATGCTCTTTGCCCCACCTGGTGGCACCTCTTCGGCATGTTGATGAATAATTTTTACGGTACCATGGATTTCGTCTTTTAGTTGAATCAGACAATCCGCTAAAACAAGTAGATAAGCCGTATGAGCATCATGTCCACACGCATGCATAACCCCTTCATTTTTCGACTTAAAAGGAACGTCCAACTCTTCTTTAATCGGAAGTGCATCAAAATCAGCCCGAAGTGCGACTGTTTTACCGGGTTTGCCACCTTTGATCGTCACAACTATTCCATAACCATTCCCCACATTCGTAACGACATCCACATCTTTTCCTTTGTAAAAATCAGCAATATAAGCTGCTGTTTCTTCCTCTTGAAAAGATAGTTCAGGATGTTCATGTAAATAACGGCGGATTTCAATCATCTCACGTTCTCGTTCTACCAACATTTTCATCAATTGTTCTTTCATAGAGATAATCTCCTTTTTTTAGAAAAAGGTGCCTGCCCCCTAGTATCGTATCAGGGGGCAGGCACCAAAATCTGAATCCTACTGCACTTTTTCAGGCTGTTTTTTCCGAGGCTTCGGTTTTAAATACAACCCAAGTTCTTTTTTCTCTTTCGTTAACGATTTAAACATCGATACCATCATCAGAACCATGATAATCGAAAACGGAAAGGCCGCGGCAATCAGCGCATTTTGGAGCGCTTGTAATCCTCCACTGTACAATAAGACTAATGCAACAGCAGATTGTGCAACTCCCCATGTCATCTTGACAGAATTCGCTGGTGTCAAAGATCCGTTCGTTGTTTGCATACCCAGAACAAATGTAGCCGAATCCGCAGATGTTATAAAGAAGGTACCGATTAGTGTAATGGCTACAATTGATAAAACTGTAGACCAGGAGGTTTCATTAAAAATAGCAAACAAGACTTCTTCCGTTGCCAGTTGCGAGAGATCAGCAGGAACTAGCTTCTGAACCTCAATAGCAGATGTACCAAAGACGGCAAACCAGAAAAAGCTTACTAAGGCTGGGAGTAATAAAACTCCAATCATAAATTCACGGATTGTTCTACCTCTAGATACACGGGCAATAAAGATTCCGACGAATGGTGACCATGAAATCCACCATGCCCAATAGAAAATCGTCCAATCGTTAATCCAAGAACGGTGCTCCTCATTAAAAGGTGCAATCCGGAAACTCATTCGAATAATATTTTGAATATAGCCACCGATTGAATCCGTAAAGATGTTAAGAATTAAAATCGTCGGTCCTACTACAAACATTAAGACCACCAAAGCAATGGCTAAAAACATGTTGACATTACTTAAAATTTTGATTCCTTTTCCTAGTCCGGACCAAGCAGAGATCATAAATAATACCGTCACGACAACCACAATCATCAATTGAACCATGAAATTATTAGGGATTCCAAATAAATAGGATAGCCCTCCGTTAATCTGCGTGGCACCAAAACCTAATGTGGTGGCAACTCCAATCACCGTTGCAAATACAGCTAATACATCAACAAGTGTGCCCAGTGGCCCTTCCATTCTTTCCTTTCCTAATACAGGTTTTAACGTTGCGGAAATAAGTCCAGGCTCTCCTTTTCTGAAATTGAAATAGGCTAGCGCGAGTGCCACAATGGCATAAATTCCCCAGGCATGAATCCCCCAGTGAAAAAAGGTATACCTCATGGCTTCTTTATACGCCTCATCTGTTCCACCCTCAGCTAACGGAGGATTCATAAAATGAGAAAGCGGTTCTGCTGCTCCCCAAAATACAAGGCCAATCCCCATTCCAGCACTGAATAACATGGCAAACCAAGTAGCTTTAGAAAACTCAGGTTTTTCATCAGGTTTTCCTAACTTAATGGCCCCAACTGGACTGAAAATAAGAAAAACACAAAAAATCACAATAACCGTCACGATAATGAGGTAATACCATCCGAAGGCGGACGTAATAAAGGTTTGTACATTACTCGTTGCAGCTTCAAAACTGTCTGGTGCCGCAACACCAAATATGACAGCTGCGAGAACAATCGCAACTGAAATCCAAAAAACATTAGAAATAGCTTTCATAGTATGTTCCTCTCTCTTTGATAATTCCACTTAT
The DNA window shown above is from Bacillus carboniphilus and carries:
- a CDS encoding glycine betaine uptake BCCT transporter, with the protein product MKAISNVFWISVAIVLAAVIFGVAAPDSFEAATSNVQTFITSAFGWYYLIIVTVIVIFCVFLIFSPVGAIKLGKPDEKPEFSKATWFAMLFSAGMGIGLVFWGAAEPLSHFMNPPLAEGGTDEAYKEAMRYTFFHWGIHAWGIYAIVALALAYFNFRKGEPGLISATLKPVLGKERMEGPLGTLVDVLAVFATVIGVATTLGFGATQINGGLSYLFGIPNNFMVQLMIVVVVTVLFMISAWSGLGKGIKILSNVNMFLAIALVVLMFVVGPTILILNIFTDSIGGYIQNIIRMSFRIAPFNEEHRSWINDWTIFYWAWWISWSPFVGIFIARVSRGRTIREFMIGVLLLPALVSFFWFAVFGTSAIEVQKLVPADLSQLATEEVLFAIFNETSWSTVLSIVAITLIGTFFITSADSATFVLGMQTTNGSLTPANSVKMTWGVAQSAVALVLLYSGGLQALQNALIAAAFPFSIIMVLMMVSMFKSLTKEKKELGLYLKPKPRKKQPEKVQ
- a CDS encoding amidohydrolase, whose amino-acid sequence is MKEQLMKMLVEREREMIEIRRYLHEHPELSFQEEETAAYIADFYKGKDVDVVTNVGNGYGIVVTIKGGKPGKTVALRADFDALPIKEELDVPFKSKNEGVMHACGHDAHTAYLLVLADCLIQLKDEIHGTVKIIHQHAEEVPPGGAKSIVEEGYLDDVDAIFGIHVLPMAPAGTVGYHSGYSFNGRAYFKLKLQASGGHGSSPHKANDAIVAGAYFVTAVQTIVSRRVNPLNAGVVTIGSFDGKGSFNVIKDSIEIEGDIRYSNNETKEVINKEIHRIVKGIEVQFGVTCELTYEPDYPPLYNDPELTSFVADTLKQVEDQDIKEVAEFPKMAPSDDFAYYLEMVPGTYFYIGCTPKGVTEPYFNHHPKFDIDEDAILVAAKAVGYVVSRYLNNEGEES